Proteins encoded in a region of the Pristis pectinata isolate sPriPec2 chromosome 16, sPriPec2.1.pri, whole genome shotgun sequence genome:
- the LOC127578821 gene encoding tumor necrosis factor receptor superfamily member 6B-like isoform X1 — translation MIFKYIFCVALIGSVSSPAEPVKAKPTYQRRDAITGQMVTCEKCPPGTFAEKHCTSSHPTICGPCPDLHYTQYWNYLQKCRYCNVFCVENQYEKQQCNSTHNRVCECKAGYYLGFEFCLKHTECPAGAGVIKAGTAFQDTSCAPCSAGFFSPTSSSSEHCIAHTNCSVEGLVVNVPGNRYHNTLCTPCKKSFGTSISKSVCDDALIQFVAHQKIPAKKLTKFLNLLLIQGAQRIRKHMLTENKNMMHATLYPLLVEWKETVKEENVPEIIVSILEKAKMRNVLQNVQDRFW, via the exons ATGATCTTCAAG TACATTTTCTGTGTTGCACTGATAGGAAGTGTTTCAAGTCCAGCTGAGCCGGTAAAAGCCAAACCTACTTACCAAAGAAGAGATGCAATAACTGGTCAGATGGTGACATGTGAGAAGTGCCCACCAGGGACGTTTGCGGAAAAGCACTGTACCAGTTCACATCCAACAATCTGTGGGCCCTGCCCAGACTTGCATTATACTCAGTACTGGAACTACCTTCAGAAATGTCGCTACTGTAATGTCTTCTGTGTGGAGAATCAGTACGAAAAGCAACAGTGCAACTCCACACATAACAGAGTGTGTGAATGCAAGGCTGGTTATTACTTAGGGTTTGAATTCTGCCTGAAACACACTGAGTGCCCTGCTGGTGCTGGTGTGATTAAAGCAG GAACGGCCTTCCAAGATACAAGCTGTGCACCATGTTCTGCTGGCTTTTTCTCTCCAACATCCTCTAGTTCAGAACATTGTATTGCACACACAAACTGTAGTGTAGAAGGTTTAGTGGTCAATGTCCCAGGTAACCGATATCACAACACCCTGTGTACTCCCTGCAAGAAATCTTTTGGAACTTCCATCAGTAAATCAG TGTGTGATGATGCACTTATTCAGTTTGTGGCACATCAGAAGATCCCAGCAAAGAAGCTTACCAAGTTTCTTAATTTACTTTTGATTCAAGGTGCTCAAAGAATACGTAAGCATATGTTAACAGAGAACAAGAATATGATGCATGCAACATTATATCCCCTACTAGTGGAATGGAAAGAAACTGTCAAGGAAGAAAATGTACCTGAAATAATAGTCTCAATACTTGAAAAAGCAAAGATGAGAAATGTTTTACAAAATGTACAAGATCGTTTCTGGTGA
- the LOC127578821 gene encoding tumor necrosis factor receptor superfamily member 6B-like isoform X2, with the protein MFTGSVSSPAEPVKAKPTYQRRDAITGQMVTCEKCPPGTFAEKHCTSSHPTICGPCPDLHYTQYWNYLQKCRYCNVFCVENQYEKQQCNSTHNRVCECKAGYYLGFEFCLKHTECPAGAGVIKAGTAFQDTSCAPCSAGFFSPTSSSSEHCIAHTNCSVEGLVVNVPGNRYHNTLCTPCKKSFGTSISKSVCDDALIQFVAHQKIPAKKLTKFLNLLLIQGAQRIRKHMLTENKNMMHATLYPLLVEWKETVKEENVPEIIVSILEKAKMRNVLQNVQDRFW; encoded by the exons ATGTTCACAG GAAGTGTTTCAAGTCCAGCTGAGCCGGTAAAAGCCAAACCTACTTACCAAAGAAGAGATGCAATAACTGGTCAGATGGTGACATGTGAGAAGTGCCCACCAGGGACGTTTGCGGAAAAGCACTGTACCAGTTCACATCCAACAATCTGTGGGCCCTGCCCAGACTTGCATTATACTCAGTACTGGAACTACCTTCAGAAATGTCGCTACTGTAATGTCTTCTGTGTGGAGAATCAGTACGAAAAGCAACAGTGCAACTCCACACATAACAGAGTGTGTGAATGCAAGGCTGGTTATTACTTAGGGTTTGAATTCTGCCTGAAACACACTGAGTGCCCTGCTGGTGCTGGTGTGATTAAAGCAG GAACGGCCTTCCAAGATACAAGCTGTGCACCATGTTCTGCTGGCTTTTTCTCTCCAACATCCTCTAGTTCAGAACATTGTATTGCACACACAAACTGTAGTGTAGAAGGTTTAGTGGTCAATGTCCCAGGTAACCGATATCACAACACCCTGTGTACTCCCTGCAAGAAATCTTTTGGAACTTCCATCAGTAAATCAG TGTGTGATGATGCACTTATTCAGTTTGTGGCACATCAGAAGATCCCAGCAAAGAAGCTTACCAAGTTTCTTAATTTACTTTTGATTCAAGGTGCTCAAAGAATACGTAAGCATATGTTAACAGAGAACAAGAATATGATGCATGCAACATTATATCCCCTACTAGTGGAATGGAAAGAAACTGTCAAGGAAGAAAATGTACCTGAAATAATAGTCTCAATACTTGAAAAAGCAAAGATGAGAAATGTTTTACAAAATGTACAAGATCGTTTCTGGTGA